The DNA window CTATTGGGAAGAACTCAGCATGCCAATCTACAAATGCATAAAATAGAACTGGTGAGCAAGTTAAATTGGAAGAGCAAGCGTTTCCAAATTTGGTCATTTGGAAGTTATTTAGAATATAAGTAttgtgtttttgaaaaagataGTTACAAGTAAAGGCATGCAAAATTGAGGGACTTATAGCCAATTGACAGAAACAAGAAAGGTAATAACTTTTAACATTTCACATTTCACATTTACCTCTGCACATTGCTCCTCAATCTCCTGCTTTAGTTTCAAGGCATACTCACAGCTCACATCCATATTGTTTAAAGCCGTAGCAATCTCAGTCCCTGTCTCCTGCACACCAACACCACCCAAAAACAGCTTTGCTCCAAGGTTTGGTTCCCTTACCTTTTGCTGCAACGCTTCACTGTACTCATTTCCTAACAGGCTTACTGCATTACTCAGGACTGCAATCACCGAGTTCATGTTTGACGTGGATATTGACCTTCTACAGCAACTTTGCAACAAATAAAACACATCATCTACCATAGAAGTGGTGAGGCTATCAGATACATACTCATCAATGTTGATGGCTTTCCTTACATTTTCCACCATGAAAAATCCCTCCAAAATTACATAATATCCAGTAATATCTTGGGAAACTTTACTGAAGTTTCCACTCCTAAAAGCTTTAGTGGCCCTTGTACCCAATTCTGGATCAACAGAAGTCATCCCCCTGATCTTAGAGATCATGTATTCAGTATAATCTTCCCCTAGTCGTGTAAGGGAAAGTATTTCCTTCAAATATAGCTCAATGTCCCTGGGATCTGGTCCTTCTTCTCCAATAGAGAATGAATTGTTCTTGTAAGAATTTATCTCAGAGGTTATCTTAGCCAATTTCCTACATTCCATATActtcttcaggattaaagagcCACGAGAATCGCACTCTTCCTGAAGATCGCATATAGCATACACAATACCAGCTTCTCCGCACAAACTTCTCAGAACttcatcattttcttcaatAGCCAACACAATATCCTTGAACAAATTGGTTAAGCAACCATCGATATCAACCTGATTCTGATTGGAAAACGAACCTTGTTCCATTAATTCGACGACTTGCTCAAACTCGAACCTCGACCTCATTGCAATAACTTTCTTCAAGTAGCTTACGTACACCTGTAAACCTTCTTCTTCCAGATTGAGAGGGGAGTAAAGTCTGATAAACCGAAGAACATTTGGATGATCCCGCTGATCAACAGCCAACGACAACCTCTTACGAACAATTCCTTCTAGTTGCTTTTTGGACGCCAACAGCTGTTCTCTCTGATCGGAAGCGGAATCATTGTACCTAGCATCAATTTGTAGAAGCGTCTGGACATATTTAGAAGCCGCCTCAAAGTCTTCAGAATCAAGAGCTCTTTTCACACCATCAATACAACTACCTCTCTCAACAGTCGCATCAATTCGAAGCAGTGTTTCATGAACTCGAGATTGAGCGAGATCAAGCTCGCGAACTTTTCCACTAACCTGATCAGCGAGATCGCAGGTGGAGGCGACATTGGAGAGCATGTGGTCGGCGTCGGCCTTGACGATGTCGAGAACCTCGGAGGATTTCTGTAAGTTGTCGAGTTGTTTGTCGAGATCTGTTTGATGGGAGAGAATGCTTTGGAGTTGAAGATCTAGAGCGCGTTGATATGCTATGCACTCGTGGAGAAGACGCGTCATGGCTCCGACGTCCGTGAGCTTCCGGACGTGTTCTAGCGCCTCCGGTGAACCGAATTTCACCGACGATGAAAGATGTGAATTTACGGTATCTTGATCATCATCTGGTGAAGGAGTAGACAACATTTCTGCGAGACTCAATGGACAATCAAATGGAGTCTCTTCTTCACATCGAGATAACATAGCAGATACAAAGAGAGATGTCGAGAAATATGAGttcaaaaaactaaatatattataaatttgaattgattCTTTAAATTGGGAATCTTTATTAGGTTAAATAGAATTTTAGAGttctttttttatcttattatcgaatatacaatatattgaaaatattggtatttttggtatatataaaaaaaatgtaaagtaaTGTATAATACTATATCGAAATTGGaattatatatatggtaaagACTAAAGATAagtaattttcaaaattttgatatattaaaatatactgAAAATatatcgaaataatatttataaattaacaaatatatactGTATAATACTTTTaagaaatttgatattaattatttaattatataataaaaaatttaaaaatcaaattaaaatataattatattgtaatataatttaatatatgcCAATTTGTACCGATACGTAGAcattctattttataaaatataaaattaactttatttcactataaagtgttttcaaaatagacttaatgaattttaatatgttgtcaagttaatctcaaatataaaatacgattaaaaaaagagtaagaacaaattcaaaattaaaactcctataaatcataaatagaagaataagAGTATATTTATAGAACACTatgaaaagaagacaaaaagAGTTGATTGATGAAAGAATACAACCAACCAGGGTATGCAAGTACTATCAAGTTTAGATTCCAGTTTAGATTCCAGTCGTTTCTGGAAGTACCGGTGGGatgaaaaactaattattaaaaatgtgtaaGTTGAGTTCACTCTATGAAACAAGTAAGTCTGTAGAGGTGATAAAAGTCAAACTATATTGACGAACGAGATGATGGGGCAAGAAAATCCTTTGGTTccatatatatacttttaactagaaaatgtgtgaaataaaaatgactGAGTATGTGATCCTCGATGAAGTATCATTTAAAGTTATCGAAAGAGAGGAGTTTGTGAGCTTATTACATGAAGCACAATTGAGGTTTAAGGTTCTTGATCGAAAAAAAGTTGTAGGTAtggtttttgatttatttttagttgaattagtttttttgtttaagttaatatattttttaggtatcaaaggtttaatacgataccgtaccgaaagtaaggtataccgaaatcaatgtAAGAGAAATCTATGCATTTTTTCAATACCGAAACTTTAGGTAAAGTATAaggtatgaataaaaaattaaggtatatcgtaCCGACTCACCCTTAGACTATCCACAGCAAggtatcaatttttttcatttaatatcaTGCCACATCAGCTTAACACTTATTTTAACACTCACTTTTTAGCATGTCCTACAGTAGAGTGTTATTCAAGGTAACAAAATTACTTTTTCGCTTTCTCTTACTTCCACATCATTTAAGTATATACacacataatttcatttttttaaaccacaaacaatattattatcacttggtaaatcaaacatacaaatattatttaaaacgaagaagaaaacaaacactctaaacattaataatttgttaagtAGTGTTTTTAAAACACTCTAAACATTGGTAATTTGAGCTTGATTTGGGaagtaatttgaaaaaaaattatagttttatGAAGAAtccatgaaagagtttgaagatttcaaaagaaaagtGATACAAACAATGATGATAATATGGAggaaaattttagaaattttttggTTTCCAAATGATacaaaccaagtctctatttatagatctcgaaaaatatgaaataatgatatatatattttttattttgatcaattattatgcaaaagtagtatttaaaaaaaaaaaataacccaCCAACGCTGCCACTTGGCGCGCTGTCATTGGGCCACATCAGCTGGAAATAAAATTTGCACCGgtatcaaaatttgataccAATTTTTTAATCCTCAAAATTTGATACTCATTTGTAACACCTGTAGTGGGTGGTCTTAATATTAACGATTGGTTAAacttaattgatatttataaataaataattaatgtcaGTAATTTAATTACTGAATTTGTTCGAATAGAATAGAAAGTTTTCACtagcaaattaaaaaaaaaaaacagtaattaaaattcatcatttactgaaattcaataattaaattattgagatgaattgtttatttttataaatgttacataagttaattatttttaaaacggttaacataataatttgtttttgtataattttaatattaatgtgtCTTAAATAGTGAGATTTAAATGGTGAGATGTAAAAGAAAATGTCTAAAATCTCAATGgagaatcataataaaaataaatataataactcaGAATTGAGaccaattaaaaattcaatttcttttttcaaatttaataactcGGCATAGTTAggattttagaaattttgttgTTAAAGAAATAGATGGCTATTAAACCTTTTTCAGATatagaatttaattttaattaaaaatcattttaagttgttattattattattatttattttatttttgttgacagCTTTAGGgttgtttgatgttgggttatttgattttttaaaatgatgatttattttagttttaaatttgtttattttttataatattttttatatttaaaatttgaattttatataaataaaataaaataattttaattaataaattaaattaatgaatgaaaataataataatatgtgataaataattttttattaaaaaaatatctaaaaaaaattcttcattttatttcacTTTGGCTGacaatgttttattaatttgacaaggcataaaaataaatgaccTGATCacattgattaattataaataaaagttataactgttttaattaatttttttattacaaacaaATTAGTACTTTTCTATTAATTTGATTTCAGTTTAAAtagatcaaatttaaaattttaagaattatgtacaaatttatatatatagctaataacgcttaatttgaaatgttgagggggtacatcacgctctctccaaaataattctcatatcacaaggtattttttcatatttttctctcttcatttatgaattatttttcatttcctcatatatattttcatgaattctattaattaagtttcatcattaattattttaggtcGGTTACtcctttattatatatatacttatatatatatatatatatatatattaatatttttttattaattattttaaaaataaatttaataattctcctctaaaatattatatatattaattgaatttttataaaaaaacggTAAGAAGAATAAGagttttagttaatatattatattaattataaaaaaaatatttatattaattcaatttaacattaaatattaaatataaaaatatacaagaataaaaaaactttcagttatcatattataattatctattaatttaatttaacattaaataataatcatatcaaCGTATAACTACAATTAAATCAATATGTTAAATCAACccgacttttcatcttcttctccacccaaatattttctcctataaataatcttagatcaaCAAGGTTCAATTGAAGAGAGAATAATCATATCGActcataatattttcaatttctctatcaatatcatgctttcaataattgaatttgcattATGTTATATTTCAACAATTCGTTGTTCActgttttgcatttttttccaggaatttgatcatttcaggcagCTACATCATCGGTCTCCAAGCGTGTTATCTCTGTATCGACTCgtaatcttctcaatttctctataatataatattttcaataattgaatttgtattagttTATGTTTCAACAATCTGTTGTTcactattttgaattttttattaggAATTTGATCGTTTCAGGCACCTGCAACAACGTCATACACATTTCATCGATCTTATTTTGAATTCGATCGTTTCAGGCAGCTGCAATAATATCCTACGCATTTATCGATCTTCTTTTGAATCCGATATGGTCAAAGTATGagtaatgattaaattttatgactaattaataaaataaaataaaaaattaaatgcatataatctctatattcttagcctaatattttttactattttccaattt is part of the Impatiens glandulifera chromosome 1, dImpGla2.1, whole genome shotgun sequence genome and encodes:
- the LOC124912808 gene encoding conserved oligomeric Golgi complex subunit 4-like — translated: MLSTPSPDDDQDTVNSHLSSSVKFGSPEALEHVRKLTDVGAMTRLLHECIAYQRALDLQLQSILSHQTDLDKQLDNLQKSSEVLDIVKADADHMLSNVASTCDLADQVSGKVRELDLAQSRVHETLLRIDATVERGSCIDGVKRALDSEDFEAASKYVQTLLQIDARYNDSASDQREQLLASKKQLEGIVRKRLSLAVDQRDHPNVLRFIRLYSPLNLEEEGLQVYVSYLKKVIAMRSRFEFEQVVELMEQGSFSNQNQVDIDGCLTNLFKDIVLAIEENDEVLRSLCGEAGIVYAICDLQEECDSRGSLILKKYMECRKLAKITSEINSYKNNSFSIGEEGPDPRDIELYLKEILSLTRLGEDYTEYMISKIRGMTSVDPELGTRATKAFRSGNFSKVSQDITGYYVILEGFFMVENVRKAINIDEYVSDSLTTSMVDDVFYLLQSCCRRSISTSNMNSVIAVLSNAVSLLGNEYSEALQQKVREPNLGAKLFLGGVGVQETGTEIATALNNMDVSCEYALKLKQEIEEQCAEVFPAPTDRERVKSCLSELGDMSNSFKKSLDWGMEQLVATVTPRIRPLLDKIATISYELSESEYADNEVNDPWVQRLLHTVEEGNVGWLQPLMTVNNYDSLVHMVIDFIVKRLEVIMMQKRFSQLGGLQLDRDTRALVSHFSTMTQRTVRDKFARLTQMATILNLEKVAEILDFWGESSGPMTWRLTPADVRRVLGLRIDFKPEAISALKL